The DNA window GAACGCGCCGAGCGGGCCAGAAGAACCAGGGAACGCTTAGAGAGGGAACGCCAGGAAGACGAAAGGCGCGCCCGCGCCGCCAGAACCGCGGAAAGAACCAGAAAGCCCGGTCCGCGCGATGACGACGATTTTGAGTTTCTTGATTTAAACTGAATGAAACGGTGGAAGTCTCACTGAGATTTCCCTAACGCCGGCATACGGACCGGACATGCATGAAAGCAGGGAGAACTGCAGGGCGCATGTCCGGTCCGCCTGTATATTTTCCCTGGAAGTTGAAAGTTATCGTATTCCACTTGCCGGTTGACTTCATGTTCACTTTGTTATATAATCACTATAACAAAATGACGAAAGATGGTGGATTATGATTGTAGAGATCGACTTTAACAGCGATGAAGCGATTTATATTCAGCTTAGGAACCAGATTATTATAGGAATAGCGACGGAGCGGCTCCGCGAGGGGGAGACGCTCCCATCGGTGCGCCAGCTGGCCGATGATATAGGGATTAACATGCATACGGTAAACAAAGCATATTCTGTATTAAAACAGGAAGGTTTTGTCAAACTGGACCGCCGCAGGGGAGCCGTTATTTCCCTGGATGCAGATAAAATCAGGGCAATACAGGAACTGGAGCGCGACTTAAGCGTCATTCTTGCCAAGGGAGCCTGCAAGAATGTGAGCCGCGAAGAAGTACACCGGCTGGTAGATTCTATTTTTGACGCTTTTTCCGGATAAAACCGGGTATCCTTTAATGGAGGGTTAGAGAATGTTATGTGAGAAATGCAGAATTCGCGAAGCAAATATTAAATACACGGAAGTAATCAATGGGGTAAAGACCGAGCATAATCTCTGTTCCCAATGTGCACAGGAAATGGACTTCGGACCGTATTCCGCAATTATTGAGGGAGAATTTCCCCTTGGCAAGCTTCTGTCGAGTCTTTTGGGATTGCAGTCTTCCGCGGTCAGACAGCAGAAGATGGATGAGGTGGCCTGCCCTACATGCGGGACCACCTATGAGGAATTCGTGGAAAACAGCCGCTTTGGCTGTGCGGACTGCTACCATGTGTTTGACCTGCTGATTGGAGAAAAGATTAAGAAGCTCCAGGAGAGCGCAAGCCACACCGGCAAACAGCCGAAGATGCGCCGGATGGGAAAAACACCGGCAGAGGTTACCAGCGGAGGCGTGATGGAATTCTCTGCGGATGAGCAGATAAAACAACTGGAGAGACATTTACAGGCGGCAATCAGGAACGAGGATTATGAGGAAGCGGCCATATGCCGGGATAAAATAAAAGCCTTAAAAGAGGAGAAAGAAAAGAATGACGAGATGGTTTGAGAAAGTGAAAAATGATCCGTCCAATATTGTATCCAGCCGGGTCCGTCTTTCAAGAAACTGGGAAGAATATAAGTTCCCCTCCAGGCTTGAGGAGGATGAAGCCAGATACATGGTAGGCCTGATGACCCAGGAACTGAAGAATCTGAAGGAGACGGACGGCCGCAGGTTCGAGTGCAGGACATTGGAAAAGATGGAGGAGCTGGACCGCATGGAACTGCGGGAGCGCCGCCTGCTCAATAAAACATTGATGGAAAAGACGACTCCGGGCAGCATTATTTATTCGGAGGATGAGGCGGTGAGCCTGGTATTAAACGGCGATGATCACATCCGCCTGCAGGTGCTTGCGCCGGGACTGATGCTGAAAGAATGCTATGAGGAGGCGGATCGGCTGGATGACTATATCAACGAAAAGTTCCCTTATGCATTCAGCAGCAAGTACGGGTATCTGACATCCTATCCCACCAACGTGGGAACGGGAATGAAGGCGTCCGTGGTTGTACATCTGCCGTCCCTTTCAACAAGCAAGCGGTTTCAGGAGCTTCTGGGGGATATGAGCCGGTTCGGGACGACGGTGAGGGGAGTTTATGGCCGGGGTTCGGAGAACAGCGGTGATCTTTATGAGATATATAACCAGAAAACCCTCGGACTGAACGAGCAGGAAATTATGGAACTGGTGAGCAATGTGGCCGTCCAGCTTTCCGGCCAGGAGCGGGAGGTGAGGGAAGCATCCCTCGCAAAACACCGTCTGCTCCGCGAGGATGAGGTGTACAAATCATACGGTGTTCTCAAATATGCGAGAAAGCTTTCCATGAAAGAGGCGATGACGTTTCTCTCCCATTTACGGGCGGGCATCGCGGACGGTCTCGTGGAGACAAAGGAATTTGTCAGTATTTACAACATCATGATAGGCATCCAGCCGGCGAACCTTCAGAAATATTCCAGGCAGCCGCTTGGCAAGGATGAACTGGAAGTGGCGAGGGGAAGATACATCAGGGAGCATCTCCCGGAACTTAAGTAAATTGAGCATAAAGTAAA is part of the [Clostridium] symbiosum genome and encodes:
- a CDS encoding GntR family transcriptional regulator, which produces MIVEIDFNSDEAIYIQLRNQIIIGIATERLREGETLPSVRQLADDIGINMHTVNKAYSVLKQEGFVKLDRRRGAVISLDADKIRAIQELERDLSVILAKGACKNVSREEVHRLVDSIFDAFSG
- a CDS encoding ATP--guanido phosphotransferase — encoded protein: MTRWFEKVKNDPSNIVSSRVRLSRNWEEYKFPSRLEEDEARYMVGLMTQELKNLKETDGRRFECRTLEKMEELDRMELRERRLLNKTLMEKTTPGSIIYSEDEAVSLVLNGDDHIRLQVLAPGLMLKECYEEADRLDDYINEKFPYAFSSKYGYLTSYPTNVGTGMKASVVVHLPSLSTSKRFQELLGDMSRFGTTVRGVYGRGSENSGDLYEIYNQKTLGLNEQEIMELVSNVAVQLSGQEREVREASLAKHRLLREDEVYKSYGVLKYARKLSMKEAMTFLSHLRAGIADGLVETKEFVSIYNIMIGIQPANLQKYSRQPLGKDELEVARGRYIREHLPELK
- a CDS encoding UvrB/UvrC motif-containing protein codes for the protein MLCEKCRIREANIKYTEVINGVKTEHNLCSQCAQEMDFGPYSAIIEGEFPLGKLLSSLLGLQSSAVRQQKMDEVACPTCGTTYEEFVENSRFGCADCYHVFDLLIGEKIKKLQESASHTGKQPKMRRMGKTPAEVTSGGVMEFSADEQIKQLERHLQAAIRNEDYEEAAICRDKIKALKEEKEKNDEMV